In Wolinella succinogenes DSM 1740, a single genomic region encodes these proteins:
- a CDS encoding 7-carboxy-7-deazaguanine synthase QueE: MYPVTEIFYSIQGEGHHSGKAALFVRLHGCNLACDFCDEPSHTQGEYENQSQEAILEQLRAYPAHFVVITGGEPTLFDLNPLIKFLQKEGYFVAIETNGYNLAHIQAADWITYSPKNWNTLAKEGYDELKFIIHHASDITPLLALFQEKPLYLQPQSDGSALNAANVARCVELILEHPEWRLSLQTHKILEIP, encoded by the coding sequence ATGTATCCCGTCACCGAAATTTTCTACTCCATTCAAGGTGAAGGCCACCACTCTGGCAAAGCGGCCCTCTTTGTTCGTCTGCATGGATGCAATCTCGCCTGCGATTTTTGCGATGAGCCCTCCCACACCCAAGGCGAATATGAGAACCAGAGCCAAGAGGCGATTTTAGAGCAACTTCGCGCCTACCCCGCGCACTTTGTCGTCATCACAGGGGGCGAGCCCACTCTTTTTGATCTCAATCCGCTCATCAAGTTTCTCCAAAAAGAGGGCTACTTTGTCGCCATCGAGACCAATGGATATAATTTGGCACACATCCAAGCGGCTGATTGGATCACCTACAGCCCCAAAAATTGGAATACCCTCGCCAAAGAGGGGTATGATGAGCTGAAATTCATCATCCACCACGCCTCAGACATCACTCCGCTATTAGCCCTGTTCCAAGAAAAACCCCTCTACCTCCAGCCTCAAAGCGATGGCTCTGCCCTCAATGCCGCCAATGTCGCTAGATGCGTGGAGCTCATCCTAGAACACCCAGAGTGGCGACTCAGCCTCCAAACCCACAAAATATTGGAGATTCCATGA
- the queC gene encoding 7-cyano-7-deazaguanine synthase QueC has product MTSLTPSALSSSHALVVFSGGQDSTTCLGWAIKHFKSVEAITFDYGQRHRIEIEQSRLIAQKLGIKQFILEFDLFSKLGDSALLETSSDLKASPHRTKPHLPASFVPNRNALFFTLAHAYAQREGLTHIITGISEADYSGYPDCREEFITHLERTLNLGSDSSILFAYPLLHRNKAQTFALAKECGVLDLVLEESHTCYNGDRSHRYEWGYGCKECPACGLREKGWREYQASL; this is encoded by the coding sequence ATGACCTCTTTGACTCCTTCAGCCCTCTCTTCATCCCATGCTCTCGTGGTCTTTAGCGGAGGACAAGATAGCACCACCTGCCTTGGCTGGGCGATTAAACACTTCAAAAGCGTGGAGGCGATCACCTTTGATTATGGACAGCGCCACCGCATCGAGATCGAGCAGTCGCGCCTCATCGCCCAAAAGCTTGGAATCAAGCAGTTCATCCTAGAGTTTGACCTCTTTAGTAAGCTTGGCGATTCGGCTCTTCTTGAGACAAGCAGCGATCTTAAAGCGAGCCCTCATCGCACCAAACCCCATCTCCCCGCCTCATTTGTCCCCAATCGCAATGCCCTCTTTTTCACCCTTGCTCACGCCTATGCCCAAAGAGAGGGATTGACCCACATTATCACAGGAATCAGCGAAGCGGACTACTCAGGTTATCCTGATTGCCGCGAAGAGTTTATCACCCACCTAGAGCGCACGCTCAATCTAGGGAGCGATTCTTCGATCCTTTTTGCCTATCCCCTGCTTCATCGAAACAAGGCGCAAACCTTTGCGCTGGCTAAAGAGTGCGGGGTGTTAGATCTCGTCCTCGAAGAATCGCACACTTGCTACAATGGGGATCGAAGCCATCGCTATGAGTGGGGGTATGGGTGCAAAGAGTGCCCCGCGTGCGGACTCAGAGAGAAGGGGTGGAGAGAGTATCAGGCCTCATTATAG
- a CDS encoding 6-carboxytetrahydropterin synthase: MIYQIAKEFDFCYGHRVWSQELNPDFSLDPCLSCRHLHGHQGKVIVHLESRELQRGMVTDFAHLNWFKRFIDEVLDHRFIIDIDDPLFPTLLPHFADKSALVWMEEGYARVDFERIKGESSPILELYESFVVVRFVPTSESIASWLLELLRSRIQPLGVKVSSVEFLETPKSRARVYNEA, translated from the coding sequence ATGATTTACCAAATTGCTAAAGAGTTTGATTTTTGTTACGGGCATCGTGTTTGGTCGCAGGAGCTCAATCCTGACTTCTCGCTTGATCCTTGTCTCTCTTGTCGCCATCTGCATGGGCATCAGGGCAAGGTGATTGTCCATCTAGAGAGCAGAGAGCTTCAGAGGGGCATGGTGACGGATTTTGCTCACCTGAATTGGTTCAAGCGCTTCATTGATGAGGTCTTGGATCACCGATTCATCATTGATATTGACGATCCGCTCTTTCCCACGCTGTTGCCCCATTTTGCCGATAAGAGCGCCCTTGTGTGGATGGAAGAGGGCTATGCGCGCGTTGATTTTGAGCGAATCAAAGGAGAATCAAGCCCTATCTTAGAGCTTTATGAGAGCTTTGTAGTGGTGAGATTCGTCCCTACTAGCGAATCGATCGCCTCGTGGCTTTTAGAGCTTCTACGCTCGCGCATCCAACCCTTGGGCGTGAAAGTCTCTAGCGTGGAGTTTCTAGAGACCCCCAAAAGTCGTGCGAGGGTCTATAATGAGGCCTGA
- a CDS encoding ATP-binding protein codes for MKHLFEFIHAADLSSTAIYPHLKCSMEEAEILRYMTLELLKGNDDLVAIDILGTLFEEEGKGFEHLKLLKSIKNLLELGWIIQNSFLHVKLNDVAILELLNSSISLSSTFLKLLEDGEIHMELPEVTPYDDHLEYLKDQFLRIDLLHKINSLKQSHTQDSPSLGRNKYKLKLLEERIKERVLITDKEMELEGFFKECGLNEKERTIFIALLKEEYAGSDDQMRDMNSLIDLVSEDEYDRIKNRALLDEKSKLVDSAIIDYDEMLTPFGGISRTFFIPEDILQKITHPQKKKKRQKIKLESLIKEQDIFEFIEPKTSLEDVVLHPKTRETLNSLLKQVDVRVVNLLKEWGIKDKRRGIDAKIILYGAAGTGKTMTALSLAKSLKKPVLSFDCSKILSMYVGESEKNVRKIFDTYKELSQKSKNEPILLLDEADQFLSTRTSSSAGGAEKMHNQMQNIFLEQIEKFEGILIATTNLLETIDSAFSRRFNYKIEFKKPDEKQRLELWKRLLPKNAQFEEGFSIEKLTKYALTGGQITLVVKNTAYKVAAKEKPLFLLHDFEEEIQKELSGNFDSEKSMGFVV; via the coding sequence TTGAAACACCTTTTTGAGTTCATTCATGCTGCCGACCTCTCCTCTACGGCTATCTACCCCCATCTCAAATGCTCCATGGAGGAGGCGGAGATTCTTCGCTACATGACGCTAGAGCTTCTCAAGGGGAATGATGATTTGGTGGCGATTGATATTCTAGGGACGCTTTTTGAGGAAGAGGGCAAGGGATTTGAGCATCTCAAACTCCTCAAGAGCATCAAAAATCTGCTAGAGCTTGGTTGGATTATCCAAAACAGCTTTCTCCATGTCAAACTCAATGATGTGGCGATTTTAGAGCTTCTCAACAGTTCTATCTCGCTTAGCTCCACTTTTCTTAAGCTTCTTGAAGATGGGGAGATTCACATGGAGTTGCCAGAGGTGACCCCCTATGATGATCACCTCGAATACCTCAAGGATCAGTTCCTAAGAATCGACCTTTTGCACAAGATCAATTCACTCAAGCAGAGTCACACACAAGATTCTCCCTCTTTGGGGCGCAATAAATATAAGCTCAAGCTTCTTGAAGAGCGCATCAAAGAGCGTGTCTTGATCACGGACAAAGAGATGGAGCTGGAGGGGTTTTTCAAAGAGTGTGGGCTGAATGAGAAGGAGCGCACGATCTTTATCGCACTTTTGAAAGAGGAGTATGCAGGGAGCGATGATCAGATGCGCGACATGAACAGCCTCATTGACCTAGTGAGTGAGGATGAGTATGATCGAATCAAGAATCGAGCGCTTTTGGATGAGAAGAGCAAGCTAGTCGATAGCGCCATCATCGATTATGACGAGATGCTCACTCCCTTTGGGGGAATCTCTCGCACCTTCTTTATTCCTGAGGATATTTTGCAAAAAATCACCCATCCTCAAAAGAAAAAGAAGCGCCAAAAAATCAAACTCGAATCGCTCATCAAAGAGCAAGATATTTTTGAGTTTATCGAGCCAAAGACAAGCCTAGAGGATGTGGTGCTTCACCCAAAGACACGAGAGACGCTCAATAGTCTTCTTAAACAGGTTGATGTGCGTGTGGTCAACCTCCTTAAAGAGTGGGGAATCAAAGACAAACGAAGAGGAATTGATGCCAAAATCATCCTCTATGGAGCCGCAGGGACAGGCAAAACCATGACGGCGCTCTCACTGGCCAAGTCACTCAAAAAGCCCGTGCTCAGCTTTGATTGCTCCAAGATTCTCTCCATGTATGTGGGGGAGAGCGAGAAGAATGTTCGCAAAATCTTTGACACCTACAAAGAGCTCTCCCAAAAGAGCAAAAATGAGCCTATCTTGCTTTTGGATGAGGCTGATCAGTTTCTCAGCACCCGAACCTCATCCAGCGCAGGGGGTGCGGAGAAGATGCACAATCAAATGCAAAATATCTTCTTGGAGCAGATTGAGAAATTTGAAGGAATCCTCATCGCCACGACCAACCTTTTAGAGACCATTGATAGCGCCTTTTCGCGGCGTTTTAACTATAAGATTGAGTTTAAAAAGCCTGATGAGAAGCAGCGCCTAGAGCTCTGGAAGCGCCTTCTTCCTAAAAACGCTCAATTTGAGGAGGGATTCTCCATTGAGAAGCTCACCAAATATGCACTCACGGGCGGCCAGATCACTCTTGTGGTGAAAAATACGGCCTATAAGGTTGCTGCCAAGGAGAAACCCCTCTTTTTGCTTCATGATTTTGAGGAGGAGATCCAAAAGGAGCTATCAGGTAACTTTGATAGCGAGAAATCGATGGGATTTGTGGTATAA
- a CDS encoding cation diffusion facilitator family transporter, with amino-acid sequence MTLQKKATLISSLTAGTLAIIKFVVGLASGSVAVLASAIDSILDLTISLFNYVALHNSEKPADETFNYGRGKIEALASVIEGTIITLSGLFILYESIQKLYYGEEVSHLTPSIIVMGISFVVTLALVLFLLYVAKKSQNMVIKADALHYQTDLLSNGVILFSLGFIAWTEYHFIDGVLGILIAFYIIYSAYGLIKEGVWMLLDKAMDEEMTEKIRSIIAACPEVSSFHHLKTREAGSDRFVDVHLVFGREFMLVEAHAVSDRIEAAIEALDQGVRWSITVHLDPFDDS; translated from the coding sequence ATGACCCTCCAAAAGAAAGCCACCCTCATCTCTAGCCTCACCGCAGGAACGCTTGCGATCATCAAGTTTGTGGTGGGATTGGCGAGTGGTTCGGTGGCGGTGCTGGCTTCGGCGATTGATTCGATTTTGGATTTGACCATCTCGCTCTTTAACTATGTCGCCCTTCACAACTCTGAAAAGCCCGCAGATGAGACTTTTAACTATGGACGAGGCAAAATCGAAGCGCTAGCGAGCGTCATTGAAGGGACGATTATCACGCTCTCGGGGCTTTTTATTCTTTATGAATCAATCCAAAAACTCTACTATGGCGAGGAGGTTTCGCACCTCACCCCCTCTATCATTGTAATGGGAATCTCTTTTGTCGTGACGCTGGCTTTGGTGCTTTTCCTTCTTTATGTGGCCAAAAAAAGCCAAAACATGGTCATCAAGGCCGATGCGCTCCACTATCAGACGGATCTTTTGAGCAATGGCGTGATTCTCTTCTCTCTAGGTTTTATCGCTTGGACGGAGTATCACTTCATTGATGGAGTGCTTGGAATCCTTATTGCCTTTTATATTATCTATTCCGCCTATGGTCTCATCAAGGAGGGAGTTTGGATGCTCTTGGATAAAGCGATGGACGAGGAGATGACCGAGAAGATTCGCTCCATCATCGCGGCTTGTCCTGAGGTGAGCAGCTTCCACCATCTCAAAACTCGCGAGGCGGGGAGTGATCGCTTTGTCGATGTCCATTTGGTGTTTGGGCGAGAGTTCATGCTGGTGGAAGCACACGCCGTCTCTGATAGAATCGAGGCGGCGATTGAGGCGCTAGATCAAGGGGTGCGCTGGAGCATCACGGTGCATCTTGATCCTTTCGATGATTCTTAA